From Juglans regia cultivar Chandler chromosome 6, Walnut 2.0, whole genome shotgun sequence, the proteins below share one genomic window:
- the LOC108995564 gene encoding zinc finger protein GAI-ASSOCIATED FACTOR 1-like, with protein sequence MVELENSSPTVSTASREVSGYEQTTPLPAAPPLKKKRNLPGMPDPEAEVIALSPKALLATNRFVCEICNKGFQRDQNLQLHRRGHNLPWKLKQRTSKEVRKRVYVCPEPSCVHHSPGRALGDLTGIKKHFCRKHGEKKWKCERCSKKYAVQSDWKAHMKTCGTREYKCDCGTIFSRRDSFITHRAFCDALAEESARTQPLEIPSSGPNTNAGHVVASSPPPPPPLTPTTTVASPALSIQSSELSENPIGVSPATATATAAYLNATASTTARSSSSSGAGVIASIFAPSTVTTITQQPSSFSNVICAFSRSDCPSTANPIEPASLSLSTSLYLSNNGSSSIFATPNQDYRHYAPSPQPAMSATALLQKAAQMGAAASNASLLRGFGLATSSSSGQDGSAAGWNGHVIKTECSSPSMTEGLGLRLPSGGGSSGLTDHVMMGGGSSSSPFGSQPMTRDLLGLGRDGGGTSTGGLSALLTSFGSGFDVAVTAAAASLRNTQNNNS encoded by the exons ATGGTGGAGTTGGAGAATTCCTCACCGACAGTCTCTACAGCTTCTCGAGAAGTGTCTGGTTATGAACAAACGACGCCCTTGCCAGCAGCACCACCACTTAAGAAAAAGCGAAACCTACCTGGAATGCCCG ATCCAGAGGCTGAGGTGATCGCTTTATCCCCAAAGGCTCTGCTGGCGACGAACCGGTTTGTGTGTGAGATCTGCAACAAAGGGTTTCAGCGCGACCAGAACCTTCAGCTTCACCGACGAGGCCATAACCTGCCATGGAAGCTCAAGCAGAGAACAAGCAAAGAGGTTCGGAAGCGAGTCTACGTGTGTCCAGAACCTTCCTGCGTTCACCACAGCCCGGGGAGAGCACTCGGAGACCTCACTGGCATAAAAAAGCACTTCTGCAGAAAGCACGGTGAGAAAAAATGGAAGTGCGAGAGGTGCTCGAAGAAGTACGCCGTTCAGTCCGATTGGAAGGCGCACATGAAGACCTGTGGTACCCGAGAGTATAAATGCGACTGCGGGACCATATTCTCTAG GAGGGATAGCTTTATCACGCACAGAGCTTTTTGCGACGCATTGGCGGAGGAGAGTGCGAGGACCCAACCCCTAGAGATTCCTAGCTCAGGGCCAAATACGAACGCTGGTCATGTTGTGGCTTCGTCGCCGCCACCGCCGCCGCCTCTTACTCCGACAACGACTGTGGCGTCTCCAGCTTTGTCCATTCAGAGTTCAG AACTGTCAGAAAACCCAATCGGAGTTTCTCCTgcaacagcaacagcaacagcGGCATATCTAAACGCCACAGCATCCACGACCGCCCGATCATCTTCCAGCTCCGGCGCTGGCGTAATTGCAAGTATATTTGCACCTTCAACCGTCACTACAATCACCCAGCAGCCTTCCTCATTCTCCAATGTTATCTGCGCCTTTTCCCGCTCAGATTGCCCCAGTACTGCTAACCCTATTGAACCCGCGTCCCTTTCTCTCTCCACATCCCTCTATCTCTCCAACAATGGCTCCTCATCCATATTCGCGACTCCCAATCAAGACTATCGCCACTATGCTCCTTCCCCGCAGCCCGCGATGTCTGCAACGGCATTACTACAAAAGGCGGCTCAAATGGGCGCTGCGGCATCGAACGCATCTTTACTTCGGGGTTTTGGGTTGGCAACATCATCTTCTTCCGGTCAAGATGGCAGCGCTGCGGGGTGGAATGGCCATGTGATCAAGACGGAGTGCAGCTCTCCATCGATGACTGAAGGACTTGGGCTTAGACTTCCCTCTGGCGGAGGGAGTTCTGGTTTGACAGATCATGTGATGATGGGCGGCGGCAGCTCATCTTCGCCGTTTGGGAGCCAGCCAATGACGCGGGATCTTTTGGGGCTGGGCAGAGATGGGGGTGGCACCTCCACTGGGGGTCTTTCTGCTCTGCTTACTTCCTTTGGCAGTGGCTTTGATGTTGCAGTTACAGCTGCAGCTGCATCATTACGCAACACCCAAAACAACAACTCTTGA